Proteins from a genomic interval of Garra rufa chromosome 4, GarRuf1.0, whole genome shotgun sequence:
- the LOC141333227 gene encoding uncharacterized protein, with protein sequence MDEENCAEITNTDVGLPLASLRLLVPPLHLMSAFMWQVLQQKSVMHYGKLEEFVSTVTETLPQLLMYRRRAQLMLGLRARMVLELCRGPASVRSVQLHLDKMQIPAAPPGHTGPDVDLRTSVTNFKALVLALLKDPVEKAYFFQEVFPLEYGARFDTALKELMWELLSCLEKLLPVPDFTKTLAWLNPAPAGLEDCMRTDPNDLHLLLRRHRLFGGSESHSGQKGKVGALPLSSGDCILSSLSVPPSARLSLAAEPLLYHVQSSAVAILSPAALGHLGSDTIIVTDYTEVELSSQEESEELMEKVEVLLVDQSPAVSVEEAALFTDKPTQDDASHGAESTAHTDTQNNDGLRDEVLTDEADQLNANDEKDRAEAGSDTSAPQEVHTSVSDVDQKPPQRRGRGRPRKTTETTDQKIMVKTPRRRAASVKLENKAEERSAVTPHGDCKDASDEPPGRPETTAASSGPYRTRKTRKTEPQVADNPRARHACDTCGRKFTRRSDVRRHQLTHTGERPFHCGQCEKTFQHAWDLTKHCRKMHGEASFTCRICRSAFANLRVLTAHHKNSHADELPHYCSICGEASPTLAALVQHRKTHSATRQYRCEQCDEGFDTLLQRSAHRQSHRRRRQFKCQQCEKTFTRRTDVKRHQLSHTGERPHQCSVCGKRFGLRAGLQKHLVTHSGERPFRCPHCSKRFTQPSILRRHERMHTGERPYLCSQCGKRFLSLGELIKHDKTHADERPHSCPQCHKGFKFKRALQEHLLSHSGARPYPCNYCGKMFAKPFALNRHHLIHTGERPFSCGHCERTFLTSTELALHERIHTGERPFCCAACPRRFRSSSELARHRRSHSQERPYSCGYCPKAYASAAKLKNHTRIHTGESKPKPKD encoded by the exons ATGGACGAAGAAAACTGCGCTGAAATCACGAACACAG ATGTGGGGCTTCCTCTGGCGTCCCTGCGGCTGCTGGTTCCTCCGCTGCACCTGATGTCTGCCTTCATGTGGCAGGTGCTGCAGCAGAAGAGCGTGATGCATTATGGGAAGCTGGAGGAGTTCGTTTCCACGGTGACGGAGACGCTGCCGCAGCTGCTGATGTACAGACGGAGAGCGCAGCTGATGCTGGGTCTGAGAGCCAGG ATGGTGTTGGAGTTGTGTCGCGGTCCGGCCAGCGTCAGATCCGTGCAGCTCCATCTGGACAAAATGCAGATTCCGGCAGCTCCGCCGGGACACACC GGTCCGGATGTTGATCTGAGAACATCCGTCACTAACTTCAAAGCTTTGGTTCTGGCGCTGCTGAAGGATCCGGTGGAGAAAGCCTATTTCTTCCAG GAGGTGTTCCCGCTGGAGTACGGAGCGCGGTTCGACACGGCGCTGAAGGAGCTGATGTGGGAGCTGCTGTCCTGCCTGGAGAAACTGCTTCCTGTGCCAGACTTTACAAAA ACGCTGGCGTGGCTCAATCCTGCTCCCGCGGGTCTGGAGGACTGCATGCGGACCGACCCCAACGACCTGCACCTCCTCCTGCGGCGGCACCGGCTGTTTGGAGGATCCGAGTCTCACAGCGGACAGAAAGGCAAAGTGG GCGCTCTTCCTCTCTCCTCTGGCGACTGCATCCTCTCGTCTCTGTCGGTTCCTCCGTCCGCACGCTTGTCTCTCGCCGCGGAGCCGCTGCTGTATCACGTCCAGTCGTCTGCGGTGGCCATCCTGAGTCCGGCCGCTCTGGGTCACCTGGGCTCGGACACCATCATCGTCACGGATTACACGGAGGTGGAGCTCAGCAGCCAGGAGGAGTCCGAGGAGCTGATGGAGAAGGTGGAGGTGCTGCTGGTAGACCAGAGTCCTGCCGTTTCTGTAGAAGAAGCTGCGCTTTTCACTGACAAACCGACACAAGATGACGCTTCACACGGAGCCGAGAGCACAGCCCACACCGACACGCAGAATAACGACGGCCTGCGGGACGAGGTCTTGACGGATGAAGCCGACCAGCTGAACGCAAACGATGAGAAGGACAGGGCTGAAGCAGGAAGTGACACGTCTGCACCACAGGAAGTCCACACGTCCGTATCAGACGTTGACCAGAAACCGCCACAGCGGAGAGGACGAGGAAGACCCAGAAAAACTACAGAGACGACGGACCAGAAAATCATGGTAAAAACGCCACGTCGACGAGCCGCGTCTGTTAAACTAGAGAACAAAGCAGAGGAACG GAGTGCCGTTACACCACATGGAGACTGTAAAG ATGCCTCTGACGAGCCGCCCGGCAGACCTGAAACAACAGCGGCTTCTAGCGGCCCGTATCGCACGCGGAAAACCCGCAAAACCGAGCCGCAGGTCGCCGACAACCCTCGCGCTCGCCACGCGTGCGACACCTGCGGCAGGAAGTTCACGCGCAGGTCCGACGTCCGGCGGCACCAGCTGACGCACACGGGCGAGCGTCCGTTCCACTGCGGCCAGTGCGAGAAGACGTTCCAGCACGCCTGGGATCTGACCAAACACTGCCGCAAGATGCACGGCGAGGCCAGCTTCACCTGCCGCATCTGCCGGAGCGCCTTCGCCAACCTGCGCGTCCTGACGGCGCACCACAAGAACAGTCACGCCGACGAGCTGCCGCACTACTGCTCCATCTGCGGCGAGGCCAGTCCCACGCTCGCCGCGCTCGTGCAGCACCGCAAGACCCACAGCGCCACGCGGCAGTACCGCTGCGAACAGTGCGACGAGGGCTTCGACACGCTGCTGCAGAGATCCGCGCACCGGCAGAGCCACCGCAGGCGACGCCAGTTCAAATGCCAGCAGTGCGAGAAGACCTTCACGCGGCGCACGGACGTCAAGAGACACCAGCTGAGCCACACGGGGGAGCGGCCGCATCAGTGCTCCGTCTGCGGGAAGCGCTTCGGCCTCCGCGCGGGGCTCCAGAAACACCTGGTGACGCACAGCGGCGAGCGGCCCTTCCGGTGCCCGCACTGCTCCAAACGCTTCACGCAGCCGTCCATCCTGCGGCGGCACGAGCGCATGCACACGGGGGAGCGGCCGTACCTCTGCTCGCAGTGCGGCAAACGCTTCCTGTCGCTCGGGGAGCTCATCAAACACGACAAGACCCACGCCGACGAGCGGCCGCATTCCTGCCCGCAGTGCCACAAGGGCTTCAAGTTCAAACGAGCCCTGCAGGAGCACCTCCTGTCCCACAGCGGCGCCCGGCCGTACCCCTGCAACTACTGCGGCAAGATGTTCGCCAAGCCCTTCGCGCTGAACAGACACCACCTGATCCACACCGGCGAGCGGCCGTTCTCCTGCGGACACTGCGAGCGCACCTTCCTCACCTCCACCGAGCTGGCGCTGCACGAGCGCATCCACACCGGAGAGAGGCCCTTCTGCTGCGCCGCGTGTCCCAGGAGGTTCCGCAGCTCGTCGGAGTTGGCCAGGCACCGGCGCAGTCACTCGCAGGAGCGGCCCTACAGCTGCGGCTACTGCCCCAAAGCCTACGCCAGCGCCGCCAAACTCAAGAACCACACCAGGATACACACGGGCGAGAGCAAACCCAAACCCAAAGACTAG
- the LOC141334045 gene encoding uncharacterized protein C11orf98-like yields MGPGPKIKRPETELAKKLSRNRRILSREKRKKNRIVGAVIDRDIITKHHLKKRSSSSRANITLSGKKRRKLIKQLKHMEKEKDLMKVEMQKKLPAPDAQKSKKNKKAAASKDTEIMDVE; encoded by the exons ATGGGACCAGGACCAAAAATAAAGAGACCCGAAACG GAATTGGCCAAGAAGCTCTCCAGGAATCGCAGGATTCTGAGTCGAGAAAAGAGGAAGAAGAATCGTATCGTGGGAGCCGTGATCGACCGAGACATCATCACCAAACACCATCTGAAGAAGAGGAG CTCCAGCTCCAGAGCCAACATCACTCTCTCTGGGAAGAAGAGGAGGAAGCTGATAAAGCAGTTGAAGCACATGGAAAAAGAGAAGGATCTCATGAAAG TGGAGATGCAGAAGAAACTCCCCGCTCCTGACGCACAGAAAtccaagaaaaacaaaaaagcagcAGCGTCGAAAGACACAGAGATAATGGATGTGGAATAG